One part of the Arabidopsis thaliana chromosome 1 sequence genome encodes these proteins:
- the ILP1 gene encoding IAP-like protein 1 (IAP-like protein 1 (ILP1); FUNCTIONS IN: zinc ion binding; LOCATED IN: cytosol, nucleus, phragmoplast; EXPRESSED IN: 23 plant structures; EXPRESSED DURING: 13 growth stages; CONTAINS InterPro DOMAIN/s: Zinc finger, C3HC-like (InterPro:IPR012935), Proteinase inhibitor I32, inhibitor of apoptosis (InterPro:IPR001370); BEST Arabidopsis thaliana protein match is: C3HC zinc finger-like (TAIR:AT1G48950.1); Has 488 Blast hits to 287 proteins in 104 species: Archae - 2; Bacteria - 11; Metazoa - 108; Fungi - 61; Plants - 97; Viruses - 0; Other Eukaryotes - 209 (source: NCBI BLink).), translated as MKEEDVSSQNVNPRSNRNSVASASASASATPVDRFRRRARSPSPPQTAAASSAGASSPAVLVNAGSVDWTGHGLALSVRSCRTWDRGDLLRRLATFKPSNWLGKPKTASSLACAQKGWVSVDLDKLQCEYCGSILQYSPPQDSLNPPEADTTGEKFSKQLDDAHESSCPWVGKSCSESLVQFPPTPPSALIGGYKDRCDGLLQFYSLPIVSPSAIDQMRASRRPQIDRLLAHANDDLSFRMDNISAAETYKEEAFSNYSRAQKLISLCGWEPRWLPNIQDCEEHSAQSARNGCPSGPARNQSRLQDPGPSRKQFSASSRKASGNYEVLGPEYKSESRLPLLDCSLCGVTVRICDFMTTSRPVPFAAINANLPETSKKMGVTRGTSATSGINGWFANEGMGQQQNEDVDEAETSVKRRLVSNVGLSFYQNAAGASSSAQLNMSVTRDNYQFSDRGKEVLWRQPSGSEVGDRAASYESRGPSTRKRSLDDGGSTVDRPYLRIQRADSVEGTVVDRDGDEVNDDSAGPSKRTRGSDAHEAYPFLYGRDLSVGGPSHSLDAENEREVNRSDPFSEGNEQVMAFPGARDSTRASSVIAMDTICHSANDDSMESVENHPGDFDDINYPSVATAQSADFNDPSELNFSNQAQQSACFQPAPVRFNAEQGISSINDGEEVLNTETVTAQGRDGPSLGVSGGSVGMGASHEAEIHGADVSVHRGDSVVGDMEPVAEVIENLGQSGEFAPDQGLTDDFVPAEMDREGRLGDSQDRVSQSVVRADSGSKIVDSLKAESVESGEKMSNINVLINDDSVHPSLSCNAIVCSGYEASKEEVTQTWESPLNAGFALPGSSYTANDQGPQNGDSNDDIVEFDPIKYHNCYCPWVNENVAAAGCSSNSSGSSGFAEAVCGWQLTLDALDSFQSLENPQNQTMESESAASLCKDDHRTPSQKLLKRHSFISSHGKK; from the exons ATGAAGGAAGAGGATGTGAGCTCGCAGAACGTAAACCCTAGAAGTAATCGGAACAGTGTAGCCTCAGCTTCTGCTTCCGCCTCTGCTACTCCCGTTGATAGGTTCCGACGACGTGCTAGATCGCCTTCTCCTCCTCAAACTGCTGCTGCTAG CTCTGCAGGGGCATCATCTCCAGCTGTTCTGGTAAACGCTGGCAGTGTTGACTGGACAGGTCATGGACTGGCATTATCAGTGCGTTCGTGTAGAACATGGGATAGAGGAGATTTACTTCGACGTCTTGCCACTTTCAAGCCTTCAAATTGGCTTGGGAAGCCCAAA ACAGCTAGTTCTTTGGCTTGTGCTCAGAAAGGCTGGGTTAGTGTTGATCTGGACAAACTTCAATGTGAATACTGTGGGTCCATTCTACAATACTCCCCTCCACAAGATTCGTTGAATCCTCCCGAAG CTGATACCACCGGAGAAAAATTCTCTAAGCAGCTTGATGATGCACATGAGAGCTCTTGTCCTTGGGTAGGAAAAAGTTGTTCAGAAAGCTTAGTTCAGTTTCCTCCAACTCCTCCATCAGCCTTGATTGGAGGTTACAAGGATCGTTGTGATGGGCTCCTACAATTCTATTCTCTACCAATTGTTTCGCCATCTGCAATTGACCAGATGCGTGCTTCAAGACGACCACAAATTGACCGCCTTTTGGCACATGCCAATGATGATCTCAGTTTCAGAATGGACAATATATCAGCTGCAGAAACGTACAAAGAAGAGGCTTTCAGTAATTACTCTCGC GCTCAAAAGCTGATAAGCCTATGTGGATGGGAGCCTAGATGGCTTCCAAATATCCAAGATTGTGAAGAACATTCTGCCCAATCAGCTAGAAATGGGTGCCCTTCTGGACCGGCTAGAAATCAAAGTCGTCTGCAAGATCCTGGTCCAAGCAGGAAACAATTCTCGGCTTCATCCCGAAAAGCCTCTGGAAATTATGAAGTTTTGGGTCCAGAATATAAGTCAGAATCCAGATTACCTTTACTGGATTGTAGTTTATGTGGTGTAACCGTCAGAATTTGTGATTTCATGACCACTTCTCGGCCGGTTCCGTTTGCTGCTATAAATGCCAATCTTCCTGAAACGAGTAAGAAAATGGGAGTGACACGTGGCACTAGCGCAACAAGTGGAATCAATGGATGGTTTGCTAATGAAGGCATGGGACAGCAGCAAAATGAAGATGTTGACGAGGCTGAAACTTCAGTTAAGAGAAGATTAGTATCAAATGTAGGTCTAAGCTTTTATCAAAATGCAGCTGGTGCATCATCCTCTGCGCAGCTGAACATGTCTGTGACCCGTGATAATTACCAATTTAGTGATAGAGGAAAGGAAGTGTTGTGGAGGCAGCCTTCAGGAAGTGAGGTTGGTGATCGTGCTGCTTCATATGAATCACGAGGGCCTAGTACTCGTAAACGGAGCCTGGATGATGGTGGAAGCACTGTTGATAGGCCTTATCTACGAATACAACGTGCAGATAGTGTTGAAGGCACTGTTGTCGACCGTGACGGTGACGAGGTTAATGATGATTCAGCAGGGCCTTCAAAGCGTACCCGAGGTTCTGATGCGCATGAAGCTTATCCTTTCTTGTATGGGCGAGATTTATCAGTAGGGGGGCCAAGTCACTCACTGGATGCTGAAAACGAGAGGGAAGTAAATAGAAGTGACCCATTTAGTGAAGGAAATGAACAAGTTATGGCTTTTCCAGGTGCCAGAGACTCCACACGTGCTTCCTCTGTCATTGCAATGGATACAATTTGCCACAGTGCCAATGACGATTCTATGGAAAGTGTGGAAAACCATCCAGGGGATTTTGATGACATAAATTATCCCTCTGTGGCGACAGCTCAAAGTGCTGACTTCAATGATCCTTCGGAACTGAATTTCAGCAATCAAGCTCAGCAGAGTGCATGCTTCCAACCAGCTCCTGTTCGGTTTAATGCTGAACAAGGCATTAGCAGCATAAATGACGGTGAGGAAGTACTCAACACAGAGACTGTCACTGCCCAGGGAAGAGATGGACCAAGTTTAGGTGTCAGTGGGGGTAGTGTCGGAATGGGTGCAAGTCACGAGGCAGAAATACACGGAGCTGACGTTTCAGTCCATAGGGGAGATAGCGTTGTGGGAGACATGGAACCAGTTGCAGAAGTCATAGAGAATCTAGGACAAAGCGGTGAATTCGCACCAGACCAAGGCCTTACTGATGATTTTGTTCCTGCAGAAATGGATCGAGAAGGTAGGCTTGGGGATAGTCAAGATAGGGTGTCTCAGTCTGTTGTAAGGGCGGATAGTGGTTCTAAAATAGTTGATTCATTGAAGGCTGAATCTGTTGAAAGTGGTGAAAAGATGAGTAACATAAATGTGTTGATCAACGATGACAGTGTTCATCCATCTTTGTCTTGCAATGCGATAGTGTGTTCTGGTTATGAAGCATCTAAAGAAGAAGTGACCCAGACTTGGGAGTCTCCCCTCAACGCTGGCTTTGCACTCCCCGGATCTAGTTACACTGCCAATGATCAAG GGCCACAAAACGGAGACAGCAATGATGATATTGTGGAGTTTGATCCAATAAAGTATCATAACTGTTACTGTCCTTGGGTTAATGAAAATGTGGCTGCTGCTGGATGTAGCAGCAATAGCTCGGGTTCTTCAGGTTTTGCTGAGGCAGTTTGTGGGTGGCAACTAACTCTTGATGCCCTTGATTCGTTCCAGTCGCTTGAAAACCCTCAAAACCAGACAATGGAATCAGAATCAGCTGCATCTCTGTGCAAG GATGATCACCGAACTCCTTCCCAGAAGCTCTTGAAACGCCACTCTTTTATCAGCAGCCATGGGAAAAAGTAA
- the FUG1 gene encoding Translation initiation factor 2, small GTP-binding protein (fu-gaeri1 (FUG1); FUNCTIONS IN: translation initiation factor activity; INVOLVED IN: translational initiation; LOCATED IN: chloroplast, chloroplast envelope; EXPRESSED IN: 23 plant structures; EXPRESSED DURING: 13 growth stages; CONTAINS InterPro DOMAIN/s: Translation initiation factor IF-2, N-terminal (InterPro:IPR006847), Small GTP-binding protein (InterPro:IPR005225), Translation elongation factor EFTu/EF1A, domain 2 (InterPro:IPR004161), Translation initiation factor 2 related (InterPro:IPR015760), Initiation factor 2 (InterPro:IPR000178), Protein synthesis factor, GTP-binding (InterPro:IPR000795), Translation elongation/initiation factor/Ribosomal, beta-barrel (InterPro:IPR009000); BEST Arabidopsis thaliana protein match is: Translation initiation factor 2, small GTP-binding protein (TAIR:AT4G11160.1); Has 64472 Blast hits to 64325 proteins in 4737 species: Archae - 1215; Bacteria - 42273; Metazoa - 2198; Fungi - 2344; Plants - 1110; Viruses - 4; Other Eukaryotes - 15328 (source: NCBI BLink).): MPSMLVLVGTMPSLASLVSLGGACASVSGTSSSDASYALVKRVSLSRRSVKGTKKWLCRYSVSSSTTTTTADFIADQNNNSVSIDSNSFRGSKDGDDSEVVLKQTPKPVLKPPVARVERGLGVNTAPWSKDLSNGGKFDGEEERNKVIESLGEVLDKAEKLEIPKPGNKEGGEAVKPSQPSANSSNSRNGSYANASDGGTRKTKTMKSVWRKGDAVAAVQKVVKESPKIFNRGVQTEPRTREEGEVNAKAGTPLAPPQPPFRPQPPVRPQPMLQGKPMVAPPVKKSPILKDLGMAAKPLVSEEVDSSVKSKERKPILVDKFASKKKGVDPAASQAVLAPTKPGKGPPSNKFRVEHRNKKNASASPRRRIVAEDDGDDDASISRSGRKGRKWSKASRKAVRLQAAKDAAPVKAEILEVEEEGMSIEDLAYNLAIGEGDILGYLYSKGIRPDGVHTLDREMVKMICRDYDVEVLDADSVKVEEMAKKRQTFDEEDLDKLEDRPPVITIMGHVDHGKTTLLDYIRKSKVAASEAGGITQGIGAYKVSVPVDGKLQSCVFLDTPGHEAFGAMRARGARVTDIAIIVVAADDGIRPQTNEAIAHAKAAAVPIVIAINKIDKEGASPDRVMQELSSIGLMPEDWGGDVPMVQISALKGENVDDLLETVMLVAELQELKANPHRNAKGIVIEAGLDKAKGPFATFIVQKGTLKRGDVVVCGEAFGKVRALFDHSGERVDEAGPSIPVQVIGLNNVPIAGDEFEIVSSLDVAREMAEARAVSLRDERISAKAGDGKVTLSSLASAVSAKKMSGLDLHQLNIILKVDVQGSIEAVRQALQVLPQENVTLKFLLQATGDVSNSDVDLASASEAIVFGFNVKASGSVKKAAENKGVEIRLYRVIYELIDDVRNAMEGLLESVEEQIPIGSAEVRATFSSGSGRVAGCMVNEGKFVKDCGIRVVRKGKTVHVGVLDSLKRVKENVKEVSAGLECGIGMDDYDDWIEGDIIEAFNAVQKRRTLEEASASMSAAIEEAGV, translated from the exons ATGCCATCGATGCTTGTTCTCGTCGGCACAATGCCGTCCTTGGCTTCTCTGGTTAGTCTAGGTGGTGCTTGTGCAAGCGTTTCTGGAACGAGTTCTTCGGATGCATCGTATGCTTTAGTTAAGAGGGTTTCTTTGTCAAGGAGAAGTGTTAAGGGGACTAAGAAATGGCTGTGTAGATATTCTGTTTCGTCTTcaactactactactactgcTGACTTCATTGCTGaccaaaacaacaactcaGTTTCTATAGATTCTAACTCGTTTAGGGGGAGTAAAGATGGGGATGATAGTGAGGTTGTGCTGAAGCAGACTCCTAAACCTGTCTTGAAACCCCCTGTGGCAAGGGTAGAAAGAGGTTTGGGGGTGAATACTGCTCCTTGGAGTAAAGATTTGTCGAATGGGGGTAAgtttgatggagaagaagagaggaataAGGTTATTGAATCTCTTGGTGAAGTTTTAGATAAAGCTGAGAAGTTGGAAATTCCGAAACCGGGTAACAAAGAGGGTGGTGAGGCTGTTAAGCCGTCACAGCCTAGTGCCAACAGTAGTAACTCAAGAAATGGTAGCTATGCGAATGCGAGTGATGGAGGAACAAGGAAGACGAAAACCATGAAGAGTGTGTGGCGTAAGGGCGATGCTGTTGCTGCTGTGCAAAAAGTTGTTAAGGAATCACctaaaatttttaatagagGAGTGCAGACCGAACCTAGAACGAGAGAAGAGGGAGAGGTGAATGCCAAAGCAGGCACTCCATTGGCACCACCTCAGCCACCTTTTAGACCTCAACCGCCTGTAAGACCCCAGCCAATGTTACAAGGGAAGCCTATGGTAGCTCCACCCGTAAAGAAATCACCCATCTTAAAAGATCTTGGTATGGCAGCAAAACCTTTAGTTTCTGAAGAAGTTGATTCTAGCGTTAAAAGTAAAGAAAGGAAGCCTATTTTGGTTGACAAATTTGCTTCGAAGAAAAAAGGTGTTGATCCTGCGGCCTCTCAGGCTGTGTTAGCTCCTACTAAGCCTGGAAAGGGTCCTCCCTCTAACAAGTTCAGAGTTGAGCAccgtaataaaaaaaatgcatcAGCTAGTCCAAGACGAAGAATTGTTGCTGAAGACGACGGCGACGATGATGCATCCATTTCTCGATCAGGTAGAAAAGGGAGAAAATGGAGTAAAGCTAGTAGGAAGGCTGTAAGACTCCAGGCTGCAAAAGACGCAGCACCTGTCAAAGCTGAAATCTTAGAGGTAGAGGAAGAAGGCATGTCCATCGAGGATTTGGCTTACAACCTAGCCATCGGAGAAGGTGACATCCTTGGGTACCTATATTCAAAAGGGATTAGACCTGATGGTGTGCACACTTTGGACCGCGAGATGGTGAAGATGATTTGTAGAGATTACGATGTTGAGGTCCTTGATGCTGATTCAGTTAAAGTAGAAGAGATGGCAAAGAAAAGGCAAacttttgatgaagaagatttggaCAAGTTAGAGGACAGACCTCCTGTCATAACGATAATGGGTCATGTGGACCATGGAAAG ACCACTCTTCTCGACTATATCAGAAAAAGCAAG GTTGCTGCGTCAGAAGCAGGAGGAATTACACAAGGAATTGGTGCATATAAGGTGTCAGTGCCTGTTGATGGAAAGTTGCAGTCCTGCGTTTTCCTTGATACTCCTGGACATGAG GCATTTGGTGCAATGAGAGCTCGCGGAGCACGAGTCACTGACATTGCAATCATTGTGGTTGCTGCTGATGATGGAATTCGTCCTCAAACAAATGAAGCAATAGCTCACGCAAAGGCTGCTGCTGTACCAATAGTTATAGCTATAAATAAG ATAGATAAAGAAGGAGCTAGTCCAGATAGAGTGATGCAAGAGCTTTcttcaattggtttgatgcCTGAAGATTGGGGTGGTGATGTTCCAATGGTTCAG ATCAGTGCTTTGAAAGGGGAAAATGTCGATGATCTGTTGGAAACTGTCATGCTTGTTGCAGAG CTTCAAGAGTTGAAAGCAAATCCACACAGAAATGCCAAGGGCATTGTAATCGAGGCTGGACTTGATAAAGCAAAAGGACCATTTGCGACGTTCATTGTTCAGAAGGGGACTTTGAAAAGAGGGGATGTTGTTGTTTGCGGAGAAGCTTTCGGAAAG GTACGAGCTTTATTTGATCACAGTGGGGAACGAGTTGATGAAGCTGGACCCTCCATACCTGTACAG GTGATTGGTTTAAATAATGTCCCCATTGCTGGTGATGAATTTGAGATCGTCTCTTCCCTTGATGTGGCGCGGGAGATGGCAGAGGCACGTGCGGTATCACTACGAGATGAAAGAATATCTGCAAAGGCTGGGGATGGAAAGGTCACGCTTTCCTCCTTAGCTTCTGCTGTATCAGCGAAAAAGATGTCAGGCTTAGATTTGCATCAGCTTAATATCATCTTGAAGGTCGATGTACAG GGATCCATTGAAGCTGTAAGACAAGCCCTTCAAGTCCTCCCTCAGGAGAATGTCACCTTGAAATTCTTGCTACAAGCAACAGGGGATGTGAGCAACAGTGATGTTGATCTAGCATCAGCGAGTGAAGCTATCGTTTTTGGATTTAATGTCAAAGCGTCTGGTTCTGTTAAGAAAGCTGCAGAAAACAAAGGTGTTGAAATCCGACTATATAGAGTTATATATGAGCTTATTGACGATGTGCGAAACGCAATGGAAGGACTTCTTGAGTCTGTTGAG GAACAAATCCCAATTGGCTCAGCAGAAGTTCGAGCTACTTTCAGCAGTGGAAGTGGTCGTGTGGCTGGATGCATGGTGAATGAAGGAAAATTTGTCAAAGATTGTGGCATCAGGGTGGTCCGGAAGGGTAAAACTGTCCATGTCGGTGTTCTTGATTCTCTTAAACGGGTTAAAGAAAACGTGAAAGAG GTGAGTGCTGGATTAGAATGTGGTATTGGTATGGATGACTACGATGATTGGATAGAAGGAGACATCATCGAGGCCTTTAACGCAGTTCAAAAGAGGCGAACGCTAGAAGAAGCATCAGCTTCAATGTCTGCTGCGATTGAAGAGGCTGGAGTTTAA